A genomic window from Candidatus Omnitrophota bacterium includes:
- a CDS encoding BrnT family toxin — protein MEFEFDPEKSAPNKKKHGIDFEDAQQLWDDPDLIEIPARPMDEPRSLVIAKIADDYWSAVITYRENSVRIISVRPSRLEEVRIYES, from the coding sequence GATCCTGAAAAAAGCGCTCCCAACAAGAAGAAGCACGGCATTGATTTCGAGGATGCGCAGCAGTTATGGGATGATCCCGATCTGATCGAAATCCCGGCAAGGCCGATGGATGAGCCTCGATCCTTGGTGATCGCTAAGATTGCAGACGACTATTGGTCAGCGGTAATTACCTATCGCGAGAACAGCGTCCGGATCATTTCGGTTCGTCCGTCGAGACTGGAGGAGGTGAGAATCTATGAAAGCTAA